One region of Oryza sativa Japonica Group chromosome 10, ASM3414082v1 genomic DNA includes:
- the LOC112936583 gene encoding uncharacterized protein, translating to MKLTFMVVLMALMGSIIYSTGFLRLSFRRLPTCGGMFLYRYDLTRIVRFVLNFVFFQFVPLLSSAFSQSENRSKTELLLILLWMLLAEIIRKKVQGMLLPTDDDKSLSITFAVLWFLCFVKLVLSAVNRWFASYSFHTARNPLVIAGYMTKVMDKYNRDGDGRSAVPANDMSNCKFVVMGRRVVVAGGGHQHQATYCNENEQKHLHLCIAEPDDYSNSDSNKEWPLVTVKTIWEMREKHKNIFHGKIGDFLEDLCLSFSLFKMLRRQFEHYPMVEVGSDMARAMMLDGLLKLNFSSPGSNSSHDQLQRPFQVLLMELELLKNYYQQAAAPVVMSQPILFCTNFLSSIIFLYFFIDAVVDILIVNKDAAPLYCRIMGWGRTPVNSPSLILSLTMLLVLTVILIEAHDFLTSFVFSDWNIVRMLCSYDRPSRRWLQKIYSVVIYIRSCLLSSSKNKMTICQVSILDACGPIDKHFARTSQVTLPASATAQIIQALCSCHIINRSTGAINLPSGIDSNQMTTTEAILAWHLATELLETTTTMDKQKKECQIASVLSK from the exons ATGAAGCTGACGTTCATGGTGGTGCTCATGGCTCTCATGGGCTCCATCATCTACAGCACCGGCTTTCTACGCCTCTCCTTCAGGCGGCTGCCTACCTGCGGTGGCATGTTCCTTTACCGGTACGACCTTACCCGGATCGTGCGTTTTGTGCTCAACTTCGTCTTCTTCCAGTTcgttcctctcctctcctcagcCTTTTCACAGAGCGAAAACCGGAGCAAAACCGAGCTCCTCCTGATACTCCTGTGGATGCTCCTCGCCGAGATCATCCGCAAGAAGGTGCAGGGGATGCTGCTGCCAACCGATG ATGATAAATCCCTGAGCATCACCTTCGCTGTGCTCTGGTTCCTGTGCTTTGTGAAGCTCGTGCTAAGCGCTGTGAACAGGTGGTTCGCCAGCTACTCCTTCCACACGGCGAGGAACCCTCTTGTTATTGCAGGCTACATGACGAAAGTCATGGACAAGTACAAccgcgacggcgatggccggaGCGCCGTGCCGGCCAACGACATGTCCAACTGCAAATTCGTGGTGATGGGaaggcgcgtcgtcgtcgccggcggtggccaccAACACCAAGCCACCTACTGCAACGAAAACGAGCAGAAGCATTTACATCTCTGTATCGCCGAACCCGATGACTACTCCAACAGCGACTCCAACAAGGAATGGCCCTTGGTCACTGTGAAAACAATATGGGAGATGCGCGAAAAACACAAGAACATCTTCCATGGCAAGATAGGGGATTTCCTTGAGGACTTATGCctatctttctctcttttcaaGATGCTCCGGCGCCAGTTCGAGCACTACCCGATGGTGGAGGTCGGCTCCGACATGGCTCGCGCCATGATGCTCGACGGCCTCCTCAAACTCAACTTCTCTAGCCCAGGCAGCAACTCATCCCATGATCAACTCCAAAGGCCTTTCCAAGTGCTTCTAATGGAGCTTGAGCTCCTCAAGAACTACTACCAGCAAGCGGCTGCCCCTGTGGTGATGTCCCAACCTATCCTTTTCTGCACCAACTTCTTGTCCTCCATTATCTTCTTGTATTTTTTCATCGATGCCGTAGTTGACATACTAATCGTCAACAAGGATGCAGCACCATTATATTGCCGAATCATGGGCTGGGGAAGAACCCCTGTGAATTCCCCGTCCCTCATCCTCTCCTTGACCATGTTGCTTGTGCTCACGGTCATTCTCATCGAGGCTCATGACTTCCTGACCTCGTTTGTGTTCTCCGATTGGAACATAGTCCGCATGCTGTGCTCCTACGACCGGCCCAGTAGACGGTGGCTACAGAAAATCTATTCCGTGGTCATCTACATACGCTCTTGTTTACTTTCTTCATCCAAAAACAAGATGACAATCTGCCAGGTATCCATTCTTGACGCCTGTGGTCCAATCGACAAGCATTTTGCAAGGACTTCCCAGGTTACCCTGCCGGCGAGTGCCACTGCGCAGATCATCCAAGCCTTGTGTTCATGTCACATTATCAATCGCAGCACTGGAGCCATCAACCTTCCATCAGGCATCGATTCCAACCAGATGACCACCACCGAGGCCATCCTGGCGTGGCACCTGGCGACGGAGCTGctcgagacgacgacgacgatggacaAGCAGAAGAAAGAATGCCAGATCGCGTCGGTGCTGTCCAAGTAG
- the LOC4348926 gene encoding flotillin-like protein 1 — MGFAYRIASASEYLAITGYGIADVKLAKKAWVAPGQRCTRFDISPVNYTFEVQAMSAEKLPFILPAVFTIGPRADDDDCLLRYAKLISPHDKLSHHVNELVKGVIEGETRVLAASMTMEEIFQGTKSFKQAVFENVQLELNQFGLIIYNANVKQLVDVAGHEYFSYLGQKTQQEAVNQAKVDVAEARMKGEVGAKERDGMTRQNAAKVDAETKVYTVKRQGEGAKEEARVKAEVKVFENEREAEVAEANADLAMKKAGWQRQAMVAEVEAAKAVAIREAELQVEVERTNASRQTEKLKAEHLSKAVVDYEMKVQEANWELYNRQKAAEALLYEQEKQAEARRASADAAFFARQREAEAELYAKQKEAEGLVAMGDAQSAYLSAMLGALGGSYAALRDYLMVSSGVYQEMARINADAIRGLEPKISVWSNGAGAGGEVGEGGGAMKEVAGVYKMLPPLLTTVHEQTGMLPPAWMGTLTGGAPSSTS; from the exons ATGGGGTTCGCGTACAGGATCGCGAGCGCGTCGGAGTACCTGGCGATCACCGGGTACGGCATCGCCGACGTGAAGCTGGCGAAGAAGGCGTGGGTGGCGCCGGGGCAGCGGTGCACCCGCTTCGATATCTCCCCGGTGAACTACACCTTCGAGGTGCAGGCCATGAGCGCCGAGAAGCTCCCCTTCATCCTCCCGGCCGTCTTCACCATCGGCCcccgcgccgacgacgacgactgcctCCTCCGCTACGCCAAGCTCATCTCCCCGCACGACAAGCTCTCCCACCACGTCAACGAGCTCGTCAAGGGCGTCATCGAGGGTGAGACCCGCGTGCTGGCCGCCTCCATGACCATGGAGGAGATCTTCCAGGGCACCAAGTCCTTCAAGCAGGCCGTCTTCGAGAACGTCCAGCTGGAGCTCAACCAGTTCGGCCTCATCATCTACAACGCCAACGTCAAGCagctcgtcgacgtcgccggccaCGAGTACTTCTCCTACCTCGGCCAGAAGACGCAGCAGGAGGCGGTGAACCAGGCGAAGGTGGACGTCGCGGAGGCGCGGATGAAGGGGGAGGTCGGCGCCAAGGAGAGGGACGGGATGACGCGGCAGAACGCCGCCAAGGTGGACGCCGAGACGAAGGTGTACACGGTGAAGCGGCAGGGCGAGGGGGcgaaggaggaggcgagggtGAAGGCGGAGGTGAAGGTGTTCGAGAACGagagggaggcggaggtggccgaAGCGAACGCTGACCTGGCGATGAAGAAGGCCGGGTGGCAACGACAGGCGATGGTGGCTGAAGTGGAGGCCGCCAAGGCGGTCGCCATTCGTGAAGCCGAGCTGCAGGTGGAGGTGGAACGGACTAACGCCTCTAGGCAGACTGAGAAGCTCAAGGCCGAGCATCTCAGCAAGGCTGTCGTCGACTACGAGATGAAG GTGCAAGAAGCGAACTGGGAGCTGTACAACCGGCAGAAGGCGGCGGAGGCTCTGCTGTACGAGCAGGAGAAGCaggcggaggcgcggcgcgCGTCGGCGGACGCGGCCTTCTTCGCGCGGCAGCGCGAGGCCGAGGCGGAGCTCTACGCCAAGCAGAAGGAGGCCGAGGGCCTGGTGGCCATGGGCGACGCCCAGAGCGCCTACCTCTCCGCCATGCTCGGCGCGCTCGGCGGCAGCTACGCCGCGCTCCGGGACTACCTCATGGTCAGCTCCGGCGTGTACCAGGAGATGGCGCGCATCAACGCCGACGCCATCAGGGGGCTGGAGCCCAAGATCAGCGTGTGGAgcaacggcgccggcgccggcggcgaggtcggcgaaggcggtggcgcgATGAAGGAGGTGGCCGGGGTGTACAAgatgctgccgccgctgctgacGACGGTGCACGAGCAGACCGGGATGCTGCCGCCGGCGTGGATGGGCACTCTGACTGGCGGCGCCCCCTCGTCGACCAGTTGA